The Bombus huntii isolate Logan2020A chromosome 1, iyBomHunt1.1, whole genome shotgun sequence genome contains a region encoding:
- the LOC126878155 gene encoding uncharacterized protein LOC126878155 produces the protein MSILDEREDYLKNPYFVKHEYGDFTPFYVTVTICSFIFAFLCILNIGFCWCSRHRNYWQSPHTGNRWIQPLWTVLPHKTPPLDLSELEPGRLVTQDKQEVLQYHNPKPYGTVPQTQEYMEMQKRESEI, from the exons atgtccATTTTAGACGAGCGAGAGGATTATCTGAAGAATCCATACTTTGTGAAGCACGAATATGGTGATTTTACTCCATTTTATGTCACTGTCACTATCTGTTCCTTCATATTTGCATTCCTATGCATTTTGAACATTGGATTTTGTTGGTGCTCCCGTCATAGAAATTATTGGCAAAGTCCCCATACAG GAAATAGGTGGATTCAACCATTGTGGACTGTATTACCTCATAAAACGCCACCTTTGGACTTAAGTGAGCTAGAACCAGGACGTCTTGTGACACAAGATAAACAAGAAGTTTTACAATATCACAATCCAAAACCATATGGAACCGTACCACAAACACAAGAATATATGGAGATGCAAAAACGTGAGagtgaaatttaa
- the LOC126878169 gene encoding uncharacterized protein LOC126878169 produces the protein MGLHIFWPASTCLTLLVVCVIIILLRYGSRICKLRHAPLPSDREWEEKAYSRKLSVSMA, from the coding sequence ATGGGACTGCATATCTTTTGGCCAGCATCCACGTGTTTAACCCTTTTGGTTGTCtgtgtaataataattttattaagataCGGTTCGCGTATTTGTAAGCTACGGCATGCACCGTTGCCGTCTGATCGAGAATGGGAAGAAAAGGCGTATTCTCGAAAACTTTCAGTTTCTATGGCGTAA